Proteins co-encoded in one Dendropsophus ebraccatus isolate aDenEbr1 chromosome 9, aDenEbr1.pat, whole genome shotgun sequence genomic window:
- the LOC138801597 gene encoding apoptosis-associated speck-like protein containing a CARD isoform X2 translates to MAADEEHFVDTQRKELVQRVALVEPILDDLYHWKLLTREQYDKVCSKATTQEQMRQLYRQVESFGNDGKNRFLESLREHNAALIRDLESKQANLLDSKMNIR, encoded by the exons ATGGCTGCCG ATGAGGAGCACTTTGTGGATACACAGCGTAAGGAGCTGGTGCAGCGGGTGGCTCTGGTGGAGCCCATCCTGGACGATCTCTATCACTGGAAGCTGCTGACCCGTGAACAATATGACAAAGTGTGCAGTAAGGCGACCACTCAGGAGCAGATGAGGCAGCTCTACCGCCAGGTCGAATCCTTCGGAAATGACGGCAAGAACCGATTCCTGGAATCTCTGAGAGAACATAACGCTGCGCTCATCAGGGATCTGGAAAGCAAACAAGCAAATCTCCTGGATTCTAAGATGAATATCCGGTAG
- the LOC138801597 gene encoding apoptosis-associated speck-like protein containing a CARD isoform X1: MAAAFLSVQSEREDQETTLKDEEHFVDTQRKELVQRVALVEPILDDLYHWKLLTREQYDKVCSKATTQEQMRQLYRQVESFGNDGKNRFLESLREHNAALIRDLESKQANLLDSKMNIR; this comes from the exons ATGGCTGCCG CGTTTCTTTCCGTACAATCTGAGAGAGAGGATCAGGAAACAACATTAAAAG ATGAGGAGCACTTTGTGGATACACAGCGTAAGGAGCTGGTGCAGCGGGTGGCTCTGGTGGAGCCCATCCTGGACGATCTCTATCACTGGAAGCTGCTGACCCGTGAACAATATGACAAAGTGTGCAGTAAGGCGACCACTCAGGAGCAGATGAGGCAGCTCTACCGCCAGGTCGAATCCTTCGGAAATGACGGCAAGAACCGATTCCTGGAATCTCTGAGAGAACATAACGCTGCGCTCATCAGGGATCTGGAAAGCAAACAAGCAAATCTCCTGGATTCTAAGATGAATATCCGGTAG